GAACCCCGGAACGGCAAGTACTACAACCGACGAGGACTCATCTTCGGCGACCATCTCAAAGACTACGAGGAAGGCATCAAGAACATCAAGAAGGCGATCGATCTGGATCCCGGCAACCGGGACGGCGTCTACTACTACAACATCGCCTTTTTCCTGACCCAGCAGAAGCGATACGAAGAGGCCTCCGTGTTCATCCAGAAGGCCCTGTCCCTCAACGCCCAGGACCAGAGCTTCGTCAACCTGCAGAAGACCATCGCCCAGAACGTCAAGGCGGACGCCGAGCTCTCCATGCTCACCCCCCGCTTCACCTTCGCCGACGTGGGTGGGATGAAGGAGCTCAAAGCGGAGATCCGGCGCGTGATGAACGTCGTCCTGGTGGAAAAGGAGAAGGCCAGGAAGTACAAGATCGAGAAGAACGGGATTCTGCTCTACGGCCCGCCGGGCTGCGGCAAGACGTTCCTGGCCGAGGCGATCGCCGGCGAGTTCAAGCTGAGCTTCCTGCGGGTCAGTGTCTCCGCCATCGTCTCCAAGTGGATCGGAGAGAGCGCCCAGAACATCGGTAAGGTGTTCCAGGACGCGATCGTGCATGCGCCCTGCCTCATCTTCTTCGACGAGTTCGAAGCCATCGCCTCGCGCCGCGGCGAGGTGGCGATGCACATCGAGGACCAGCGGACGGTGGATGCCTTCTTGCAGGAGCTGGACAAGTACCGGCGGATCCCGGGGATCATCGTCGGCGCCGCCACGAACAACCTGGACGCGCTGGACAAGGCGGTGATCCGGGAAGGCCGGTTCGACTACAAGATCAAGATCTACAAGCCGGACTTCGAGGCCAGGCTGGAGGTCTTCAAGGCCAAGCTCCGGAACCGTCCGATCGCGGAAGACATCGATTACTTCGCCCTCGCCAACGGAACCGAGGGCTTCGCCACCGCCAGAATCGCCGATGTCATCAACAACGCCGCCCTGGCCGCCCTGGAGGCCGATGCCCCGATCTCCAGCGGGCACCTGCAGCGGGCGCTGCAGGCGGAAGTCGGCAAGGAGCGGTTCGAGGGCAAGCGGAAAACGTGGGACGACCTGATCCTGGACGAGCGAACGAAGGAGAAGCTCCGGTTCATCGAGAACATCATCGAGCATCCCGAGGAGGCGCGCGCCCTGGGGGTCGAGCCGCCGTCGGGGCTCCTGCTCTGCGGCCCCCCGGGAACGGGGAAGACCACCGTGGCCCGGGTGCTGGCGTCGGAAGTGAACGCCTCCTTCTACCTGGTGACCCCGGCCGACGTCCTGTCGAAATGGGTGGGAGAATCGGAGCAGCGGGTGAGGGACCTCTTCGAGAAGGCCAGGGAAAACCGCCCGAGCATCGTCTTCGTGGACGAGATCGACGCCCTGCTGTCCCGGCGGGACGACGGAGGCGGCGGGCAGTGGCGGAACATGGTAGTGAACGCCTTCCTGATGGAGATGGATGGGCTGTCGAGCGCGCCCGGGGTCTTCGTGGTCGGCGCCACCAACCGGCCCGATCTGCTGGACGAGGCGATCCTACGCCCGGGGAGACTGTCGGAGCGAATCGAGATTCCGCTGCCCTCGGCGGAGCAGCGGCGGGAGCTGCTCCGCCTGTTCACGAAGAAGATGAAGCTCGGCGAGGACGTGGATTTCGGCGTGCTGGCGGGCGAAACGGAGGGCTTCTCCGGCGCAGAGATCGAAGGCCTCTGCAACAACGCCGGCCGGGACGCGCTGATCCGGGTGCTGGAGAGCAAGGCGGCGCCGGCCGTGGTGTCGGCCGACTTCGTGAAGGCCCTCACGGAGCGACGAGAGGGCAAGAAACAACAGGACAAGCCGATCGGCTTCATCACGAAGTCGTGAGACGGCCCGGGACGGTCGCGTACGCCCCGCGTCGTCCTCGGTCGTCGGCGGGCCTCAACCGTATGCGGCATACGCCTCGGCCCGGTTCCATCGCGATCCCATCGAACGTGGCGCCGGGATCGATCTCGACACTCATGAGACGGTCTCCAGGTCGACGACGGGCAGTGATCC
This window of the Candidatus Methylomirabilota bacterium genome carries:
- a CDS encoding AAA family ATPase — protein: MFGKSSLEKGEACYRKGQYDDALKFLTDALDEKSGDRTRCQYFLGLTWFEKGDYDKAIENLKGALELAPDRPVVPQDPAGAQYTLARAFYRKNDYASAAMWAEQGLRKDPRSPRLHNLLGIARLSLGNHEEAVTCCDRALELDPTHQAYPDTPGVIHDNKASALIGLKRYREALAAVDEAIRLEPRNGKYYNRRGLIFGDHLKDYEEGIKNIKKAIDLDPGNRDGVYYYNIAFFLTQQKRYEEASVFIQKALSLNAQDQSFVNLQKTIAQNVKADAELSMLTPRFTFADVGGMKELKAEIRRVMNVVLVEKEKARKYKIEKNGILLYGPPGCGKTFLAEAIAGEFKLSFLRVSVSAIVSKWIGESAQNIGKVFQDAIVHAPCLIFFDEFEAIASRRGEVAMHIEDQRTVDAFLQELDKYRRIPGIIVGAATNNLDALDKAVIREGRFDYKIKIYKPDFEARLEVFKAKLRNRPIAEDIDYFALANGTEGFATARIADVINNAALAALEADAPISSGHLQRALQAEVGKERFEGKRKTWDDLILDERTKEKLRFIENIIEHPEEARALGVEPPSGLLLCGPPGTGKTTVARVLASEVNASFYLVTPADVLSKWVGESEQRVRDLFEKARENRPSIVFVDEIDALLSRRDDGGGGQWRNMVVNAFLMEMDGLSSAPGVFVVGATNRPDLLDEAILRPGRLSERIEIPLPSAEQRRELLRLFTKKMKLGEDVDFGVLAGETEGFSGAEIEGLCNNAGRDALIRVLESKAAPAVVSADFVKALTERREGKKQQDKPIGFITKS